CTGTTATCCTGTATTGTAATGACATTATTCATTGtatagattttaatttaagttttttagaaaaataataaaccaaaataacaataaaaaaaatttaaggggggagtagggtctaacgggtaaaaaagaacaccattttcacgaatttgttttagagctatcgttgaaacaaatgtattctaattttttgcattatacaaagcattgttaaaagaacatttagtaatttttcgtagaaaaatattgaaaaatgagccggtgacggagcactttcgaggatgccttttagaaaacaggatttacggtggacactgtatctcagcacagaatcatctgaagtcaaaaattcatagcaaaatatttttaatagatgtttttctcgaTTCCAACGATTttaattaacttaaaaaattttttttggaatttttgtggctgtttgaagtaaaaactacgatttttcacgaaaaaatccgccattttttatctgtaaaatctccgcaaagtaaaaaaaaaaatcgttggggtttggtattttatatgaagaaaatatgttccaaatttgaaaataatcggtGAAGTAGGCGATGTctactgactttaaaaatgtgctttcgagaaaaacgcgtttgaagtttctgctctctctcttgcagtattagataagaggagataaaggcctataatttctacagttttgcttcgattgacttgaaaatttgacacaacattcttgaaatgttttgcaataataaaataaaaaaaatcgatgttttgaaagtgttagaccctactccccctgTTCTGGCATCACTGAGCCGGACAACTGTATCTGATGATTGCGATCATTGTCATTGATCTGATGTCGAACCTGTCAGATTGATCGAGAAGCAAGACTGAAAACAAGAAGTTTAAAGAACACTATTCGAAAGGCAGAAGTGAAGTGAATATTTTCCCAGTTGaattatataattaaaatccCTATTTTGTGAGTATTATATCATTTATTGTACGAGGGTAAAAACTACATAAAACTTTCTTAGGCTTAGAGTTTGGATTACTCAAAACGAAGGCAGGATTTAGTTTAGAGGCGACAGAAAGATTTAAAGGTTAGTTGTACATGTGCCTAGAAAACTCTGTACTACTTTGTAATAATCATATAATCAAATCAGGTTCTCGAAAACACTGTCCCGGACGCCTAGATTACAAAATACCTCTCGAACAGATGAGAGCGAGACAATAATGTAGGTATTCAATCTTATAAGCCTGAAATGCGATAATTGAAATACAACTTCTTTTTAGCTTTGAGCTACTGTCATAAAAATTGCTACAAAGAATCTCGCTGATCTATCCGAACAATCTCAAAGATTATTTCGTTGAATAATGGAATCTACTGAGCCGGGAGGTATATCCAAAGATACCGAAGATGGTCATGATTGTCGGAAATGTAACCAACTGAATTCAGTTGAAAAAGAGATGGTCGCCTGCGATTCATGTTCCGGATGGTGGCATTTGGCATGTGCCAATGTATCGCCTGGTGTTTCCAAACGTCCTTGGGATTGTGAGGATTGTGTGAAGCTGAAGAGCCTACCACTGACTGTAACTAAGCTTACTTTGGCGAGGAACAacggaacgaaaaaaaaggaaacgaaaaaggAAGTCCAAAAGTCTAAAACCGATCCTCGTAACACTATCGGCAAAATAGCTGGAGCGATAAAAGTACGAACTGCTGGTGGATCTATGAAATTGAAACCATCGAGCGACTCATGTTCGACCGCTGAGTCTAAGACGTCGGAGTGTGCTATGGAGGCAGAAAATAAAGCGGGAATGCTGAAAGACACTTGGTCTCCTTCGAGCGACAACACTGTCAAACAAATCCCAAACAGCCAACGAAAACCATCAAGATCCGAAAAGTCGATCAAATCCAACGCCTCATCCTGTGCCCGGATGCAGCTTAAACTTCTACAAGAGGATAAAGAATTAGAAGATCGGAAATTAATGGAAAAGCGAAGAAATTTGGAAGAGGAAAAAGTTTTACGAGAAAAGGAGCGTGAACTGCGAGAAGAAGAGCTCAAGATTCAGGAAAAGTACTTACAGAAGAAAGAACTTGAAGAAATAGTCGAAAGTGAAAATTCTATGAGTTCCGTATCCGTGTCCTGCAAAAGTAAAATGGCAGAAGAATGGATCAATAAGCAACGAAAATCGAACCAGACTATTCCAAATATTTCTGATGAATTAGAGCCTGACCACTTGGAACCAGACAACGAGAGTATGGGCAACAATCGCAGTCATCAAGAGCGGAATTTTAATCGTGACCAATTATTACCAGTCAAAAATATGGATCCATTCAAGCCTGAAAAGAATTTTGGGCCAACGTTTGAACAATCCGCTGCAAGGCAAATATGGCCAAAGACACTCCCATCATTTTCCGGTGATCCCGAGGAGTGGCCAATCTTCTTAAATAGCTTCGAGGACTCCAACAGAGCCTGCGGATTTTCGAACGTGGAAAATTTGATGCGGTTAAGGGAATGCTTGCGGGGTGCCGCAAAAGATGCCGTGGCCACCAAACTGATGTTCCCGGAAAGCGTCTCCGTTATTATGGAAACTTTAAAGCGAATGTATGGGAGACCGGAGCTCATAGTGAAAACCATGTTAGCAAAGGTTCGGAGATTAGAAGCGCCGAAACCAGAACGCCTGGATAGTTTGACTCAATATGTGAATCTTTTCCTCTGTAAAGTGGTCTACCACCATCACTGCTGTACGTGTCAAGACTGAACTTGTAACACATTTTCACCTTGGTTGAGTAGTTAAGGTAACTCGGTCCTTTGCAACGTGGAGACAGGCAGGCTACCCAttataatgaagaaatcaagaaGGAAGAAGAAACGTTTGATGTATCTCAAGCCAGCTCATGTGACTACTCCATGTCCCAGTTCCGTCCCGACGAAACTCCGTTCGTTATTAAAGAGGAAGCGCTTGATCCACTCGCTAATTCTGCCTGTGACGATGAGGATGGCGAAGAAGAGCCTCAAGAACAATCCACTATTTCGGCACCGGTCAAACAGGAATCTGACTCTGAAGATGACGTTCCATTGTCGAAGCGTAAGAAGAAAGACGATGATGACGATTTTGACGGTAGCCATAAGAAGAAGTAAGCAGTCCGACCAAAGGTGGGCGTAAGAAAAAGGAGGAAGAGCAACAAGAGGTTTGGAAATGGTGGGAGGAGGAAAAGCGTGAAGATGGCGTTAAATGGAATACTTTGAAACACAAGGGCCCTGTCTTTGCGCCGCCATATGATCCATTACCAGATAACATCAAGTTCGAATATGATGGAAAAGTAATGAAATTGTCGCAAGATGCCGAAGAAATTGCTGGTTTTTATGCCAAGATGTTGGAACACGACTACACAGGCAAGGATGCgttcaatgataactttttcaaagaTTGGCGCAAATCAATGACCCAAAAGGAGCGTGAAacgattaaggggggggtagggtctaacgggtataaaaaaaacaccattttcacgatttttttctagagctatcgttcaaacaaatgtattcaaattttttgcattatacaaagcattgttaaaagaacatttagtaatttttttgtagaaaaatattgaaaaatgagccggtgacggagcattttcgaggatgccttttaaaaaacaggatttgcggtggacactgtatctcagcacagaatcatccgaagtcaaaaaatcagagcaaaatatttttaatagatgtttttctggaccccaacgtttttattttacttaaaaatatttttatgaaatttttgtggctgtttgaagtaaaaactacgatttttcacgaaaaaatccgccatttttcacctctaaaatctccccaaagtaaaaaaatcaaaaaagaaaaacgttggggtctggtattttatatgtagaaaatatgttccaaatttgaaaagaatcggataagtagttttcaaatgacgatgtccacggattttaaaaatgtgctttcgagaaaaatgcgtttgaagtttctgctcttgctttcttgcagtattagataggaggagataaaggcctgtAACTTCtgcagttttgcttcaattgacttgaaaatttgacacaacattcttgaaatgttttacaataagaaaataaaaaaataaaaaaatcgattttttgaaagtattagaccctaccccccccttaaggatcTCAGCAAGTGCAACTTTAGGTACATGCACAAATATTTTGCAGAAATTTCCGAGGCTAACAGAAACCGTACCAAGGAAGAGAAGGctgctcttaaaaaaaaaaaaaaaaaaaaaaaaatctcaagaggTGGACCtcttttttgtacaaatcttCTAATTGCCATAATGCACGAATCTTTTGAGAGACTGTATGCTAACTCAAGGTGTACAGCTCGTACAACAAGACAAGTAAATACTGCTATATATCTTTTCTCTCTTCTTCTATCTACAGTCACCTCAATCGGCCCCAAATAATCTATCCCAACATATTTGAACGGCCTGACGTAAGGGGTTAAACGTTCCTGCGGTAGTGGTGCCATTCGAGGCGCTCGTGGTTCACATTTCCTTATTTTACATCGCTGACATCCTTTTGCAACTCTATCGATAGCTGTACGTAGCTTACTTATTTCAAATCGCTGACGAAGCTCGTTGAATATGGTCTCTCTATTACCATGACCGAATGTTGAATGATGATGTTCCAGAAGTCGTTGAGTGATGATATGATTTCGGTTCAGAATAATCGGGAAACGTGCATCGAAGCTGGCATATTTGGCGTTAGCAGTTCTTCCTTCGACTCTAACCACCCCATATTCGTCGGAAAATGGGCAGAATTTATGGAGGGGACTAGATTTTTCGATTCTCGCCCATTTCGCCATGGGCAGATTACGATTTTTCGTAAGAATTTCAACTTCGTCAGGAAATGATTCCACTTGGACGATACGCCACAATACGGTTTCTGCTCGACTGTACTCAGTTTGTTTCAACGGTACAACAACTGAGGGAACGAATCGTTTGACGagctttttcattttatcttcggTCAGCACGGATTCGATTGGCAAACCTTTAACTCTCCGTTGACAATTTGATATAAATCGGAGCACAGTTGCTATGGTTCGCACTAGAACATTCCATTTAGAGATACGAGCGGGGTCTATCAAGGGCGAGGAAAATTGCGGAAGATGTAGAAGAACATGGACCTTTCGTTCTTCTGTTGGATCTTCTCGATGACATCGTTGTTTCGGCCAAACGTTGTGGAATTTCAAGTAGAACATCCGTCGGGGTTTTACGAGGAAACAGCGAAGATAAAGACTGAGAAAAAGgacaagaagaaaaagaagaaaaagaagcgTGCCGCTGAGGAAGATCTGGATGATGACGATGAAGAAGATTACGGTGCGGCAAAGAAAATCTGTCTTTTACTGGGTCCCACGTTATACCCAAAACGCGTTCAGAATGGCCTGCTTCATCATTCGGAAGAGGAACTATTTCCGGGGTAACTATTTCACCCAACTTTGATAGAACACATTTGCTATTACTCACCCAATTTTTCATTTCGAAGCCACCTCGCTCAAGAGCTAATTTGACTTGCATTGCTCTGTTAGCGGCTTCTTCCGGCGTGTCCGCGCTATCGAAATAGTCGTCCATGTAAGTATTGCTCTTGATAGCATTTGTTGCCTCAGGGTAATATTTTTGACAGTTGTCGGCGTTCAGTTGCATGACATATAAAGCAGCACATGGTGAGCAGGCGGCCCCAAAAATCATAACATCCATCGTGTAAACATCGGGTGGGTGTTCAGGATCGAACCGGAATAGAAAGCGCTGAGCATGTTTGTCCTCGGACCTAATGCGAACCTGGTGAAACATTTCTTTCACGTCACCTCCAAAGCCCACGATCTTTTCTCTAAATTTGTAGATGACAGACGGTAAATTGACAAGGAGATCTGGGCCCTTAAGCAGTACTGAATTCAATGAAACTCCATTAGCTATTGCTGCTGCATCCCAAATCAACCTCTTTTTGTTGGGTTTTTTCGCGTTGCTAACAATGTTCAGTGGCAAATACCACACTCGTTCGGATGGCACTTCCGTTAGCTCAAGTTCCGTTGTCTTGTGTGCATAGCCTTTGCGTATATATTCTTTGATCTGCTCGTGGACATTAGATCGGAGATCTGGGTTTTTCGTCAGCTTGCCTTCAAATCCTTTCAGGCGACTCATCGCCATTTGCCGGCTGTCAGGGAAGCGTATTTCTTCTTTCTTCCAAAGAAGTCCTGTTTCGTATCTTCCATTTTTGAAAGTGGTCGTTTGATCTAGGATTTCAAGAGCACGAGTATCTTCCTTTGATCGTGGGAGTGTGCCATGAAACGTTATGTTTTCTTCGAGTACGAACTGTTGGCGCACTAGGTCTGTAAGTTCAAAATCTGCGTTACAGTTACAAGAGTGAACGTTAACTCTGCCACCGTGTTGAGAACCGGAGCTGATAGGTCCGTAAACCGACCATCCTAGTACTGATCTTACGGCGATTGGTTGTCCTCGATGTCCTATACGGCTCTCTAAAGGTGCGAACATTTCTAGGTTATCCAAACCAATAAGGATTTGTGGCTTCGCTCTCACATATGGAGACACTTCTATATTCTGTAAGTGCCCATACTTTCCAACCAGATTCTCGTACGGTAGATTTTGCTCTGGTAAATCAAGGTTCGCAATTGTACGAGCTACTATGAAATGGTACTTATTCGAAAATTCTCTTCCGGCAATGGCGACTTTAACACGCTTCGAATAATTTTCATCACGCACGATGTTTGAGGTCCATCTTAATTGTAATGGCTCTGTTGATCCCTCCAATCCAAGGAAATCAGCTAACTCTGAATCCATCAGGGTCAGAGACGAACCTTCATCAATAAATCCGAATGTCTCGACTACTCGATCTGCGTTGCGCAAGAGGATTGGATGTAATGGAGGTAATGATGTTTTCTTTTGCAGTTATCGACTGTACAATAATACCTCGACCGACATTTCCACTTTCCATGGTCGTAGAGACAAGTTTCGCACAACTTCCATTGCTCGACCACCTTTAATCCCGCTTCCAGACTCAACTTTTTAAACCTTTCGCAATTACGCAGACGATGATTGGTCATCCCACAGACCAGGCAAGGCTTCTTTTCGTAATGTTGCGTTCGTGACTCTTCAGATGTTTGAATGTGCGTATTCAAATGACCCCTTTCTCTAggtttcattttttcacttctATTGTCATGCTTCAGGGTAGTAACGGTAGTCACTTCGCAAGCATCGATCACAAGTTCTTTCAtaaattgaccaaattccaTTAACGTTGGATCGTCAAAACTTCGTTTGAAACGTACCCACTCTATTTGATTGGAGGTCGGTAGCTTCTCAACCAGTTCCGCTAAAAGTGACGGATTCGAGAAATGATTTCGAAGGTTTGCAGCTTTTAGATGATCGCAAAGTTGTTCGACTGACGTCCCGAAACGAATCAAACTATCCGACTATTTCGATAGCGCGGACACGCCGGAAGAAGCCGCTAACAGAGCAATGCAAGTCAAATTAGCTCTTGAGCGAGGTGGCTTCGAAATGAAAAATTGGGTGAGTAATAGCAAATGTGTTCTATCAAAGTTGGGTGAAATAGTTACCCCGGAAATAGTTCCTCTTCCGAATGATGAAGCAGGCCATTCTGAACGCGTTTTGGGTATAACGTGGGACCCAGTAAAAGACAGATTTTCTTTCCCCATCCAAATCTCCGGGGAATTGACTCGATATATCGAGACCAGCGAGAGGTCCACTAAAAGAACAGCCCTTCGTTGCCTGATGAGCCTTTTTGACCCTCTGGGTTTATTGTCCCCTTATATGATACACGGAAAAATAATCATGCAAGATCTCTGGCGAAGCGGTGTTCAGTGGGATGAACAAATGCGCGATGCAGAATTTGAGAAATGGACTCGATGGACTCGCTTACTTAGAAAGGTGGACGAACTTACAATTCCACGACACTATTTTGGTGGAATAGCAGTCAACGACACCATTCAACTGCATATTTTCGCGGACGCTAGTGAGTATGGCTACGGATGTGCAGCTTATTTCCGGATTTCCAATGGAGCTCGTGTCGTCGTAAACCTAGTGCGCGGAGTATCGAAAGTAGCTCCATTGAAACATCTATCTATCCCTCGAATGGAACTCCAGGCAGCAGTATGCGGTGCTCGATTGATGGCCAACGTTTGCGATGGACATTCGATCGAGATAAAAGAAAGATTCATCTGGACGGACTCAACCACTGTGCTTAGCTGGATAAAAGCAGATCAACGAAAGTATAAACAGTTTGTTGCTGTGCGTATCGGTCTGATACTATCGCTTTCCGAACCGGAAAATTGGCGTTGGGTACCGACCAAAGAAAATATAGCCGATTGCCTGACTAAATGGGGGAAAGATACAGAACCTGAATCGAACGGACGTTGGTTTATGGGACCTTCATTCTTGTACGAGAATCCAGAGATTTGGCCGAAACAACGATGTCATCGAGAAGATCCAACAGAAGAACGAAAGGTCCATGTTCTTCTACATCTTCCGCAATTTTCCTCGCCCTTGATAGACCCCGCTCGTATCTCTAAATGGAATGTTCTAGTGCGAACCATAGCAACTGTGCTCCGATTTATATCAAATTGTCAACGGAGAGTTAAAGGTTTGCCAATCGAATCCGTGCTGAccgaagataaaatgaaaaagctCGTCAAACGATTCGTTCCCTCAGTTGTTGTACCGTTGAAACAAACTGAGTACAGTCGAGCAGAAACCGTATTGTGGCGTATCGTCCAAGTGGAATCATTTCCTGACGAAGTTGAAATTCTTACGAAAAATCGTAATCTGCCCATGGCGAAATGGGCGAGAATCGAAAAATCTAGTCCCCTCCATAAATTCTGCCCATTTTCCGACGAATATGGGGTGGTTAGAGTCGAAGGAAGAACTGCTAACGCCAAATATGCCAGCTTCGATGCACGTTTCCCGATTATTCTGAACCGAAATCATATCATCACTCAACGACTTCTGGAACATCATCATTCAACATTCGGTCATGGTAATAGAGAGACCATATTCAACGAGCTTCGTCAGCGATTTGAAATAAGTAAGCTACGTACAGCTATCGATAGAGTTGCAAAAGGATGTCAGCGATGTAAAATAAGGAAATGTGAACCACGAGCGCCTCGAATGGCACCACTACCGCAGGAACGTTTAACCCCTTACGTCAGGCCGTTCAAATATGTTGGGATAGATTATTTGGGGCCGATTGAGGTGACTGTAGA
This sequence is a window from Uranotaenia lowii strain MFRU-FL chromosome 3, ASM2978415v1, whole genome shotgun sequence. Protein-coding genes within it:
- the LOC129753137 gene encoding uncharacterized protein LOC129753137, with the protein product MACFIIRKRNYFRAELVEKLPTSNQIEWVRFKRSFDDPTLMEFGQFMKELVIDACEVTTVTTLKHDNRSEKMKPRERGHLNTHIQTSEESRTQHYEKKPCLVCGMTNHRLRNCERFKKLSLEAGLKVVEQWKLCETCLYDHGKWKCRSRYYYRVVETFGFIDEGSSLTLMDSELADFLGLEGSTEPLQLRWTSNIVRDENYSKRVKVAIAGREFSNKYHFIVARTIANLDLPEQNLPYENLVGKYGHLQNIEVSPYVRAKPQILIGLDNLEMFAPLESRIGHRGQPIAVRSVLGWSVYGPISSGSQHGGRVNVHSCNCNADFELTDLVRQQFVLEENITFHGTLPRSKEDTRALEILDQTTTFKNGRYETGLLWKKEEIRFPDSRQMAMSRLKGFEGKLTKNPDLRSNVHEQIKEYIRKGYAHKTTELELTEVPSERVWYLPLNIVSNAKKPNKKRLIWDAAAIANGVSLNSVLLKGPDLLVNLPSVIYKFREKIVGFGGDVKEMFHQVRIRSEDKHAQRFLFRFDPEHPPDVYTMDVMIFGAACSPCAALYVMQLNADNCQKYYPEATNAIKSNTYMDDYFDSADTPEEAANRAIWVK